The Maniola jurtina chromosome 1, ilManJurt1.1, whole genome shotgun sequence genome has a window encoding:
- the LOC123868515 gene encoding uncharacterized protein LOC123868515, with protein MARAGMLHRGGKNGADGCDDVQRSLELLDQVLSEYDEGEPRSLEARAPPTPATPATPATPATDDDSPLAGHTSEDDGYMSMNGRRAKFALGFRPTEEREEGSPPDPPSPHSPPPPEEAERIISTLLPKVSPANSAKRTNSVEKCGAEEKLDSIISVNGITTATQTTFPKTRHQRPYGWEKDNIETHGFQLQQPPVPPFKFSSLQHGARPPYPESIPSWLPPRHSALPITNKKSPSYENPPVFPFMGFSSEFNDKPYNEHPVTIYPGPNIQYNRQSHSPTYKISPSNSKSIDKRNVKRDSRSDGEMLSPKSKLPPRTLASSMERHREVCRGSSEDVMDGCKLRGSSRGNDEEHFSDDSLEESFPPPPPAVSTPSKRNSIAWEVSLDGDDPLLTPGSTKVIGRRRRKSGDQSHSSTSSIPQRLDDDWGEEYWPPPPPISQCEPIASPISDAEPELRRTQDLASGTYVIRKGKNRKQLPAFNKNANNKTQSNSNNLIQSHSLNRSIDKSIDGSSISISGSGSVGSYNSRPSSDLSLPQSRYSADLNSRLSRELNTPNSRYSIDLCTPNYRLSKEITSPKSRLSLDLNNGQDRYINPEYYAHSPKSRQVNSDKITIGSKNNSVQNKLSPQARFTDFKKYSSTFDNIQSLIKEGKVEETPPSECNETVGELSTVPPNMVRVISLPSLGAEGDSNSASRQALITTVEEEEDQESGEPGSSGETSPLRKIENNISAILSQGRDQKLFTPYVPKDWNIHKDEYCDEISKDILEKHFRYSSRDKQKRHDIQKSSSHNEIQTQRSIERRERSSSRRSNSMHKSTSAKDVPVGLMRQPSSSDSAVSSGGDFPLNVQIVEHPYRHNQLPPSPNMGHEMGPLPQTPESPKFPPLPPSPVQEVEDEYTEIMQPTDRRHGKKADTLPTPTLESRRRPSEPPAVPPHRDTTNSLKTRSMETSYNKNRRNSNFKSGSTDRRTLPTDTGASGARRRTLQRQSRETSSNVRGQLQTSASLPETPVFARGCDVPRTPPRNSTGPPRNNTVNSMQTIGSSATLGGYGRGSVMGTSGVCTGADLLRLGGPPRGWYPRQRHRPASTEHLDRITTSSKIALDHPVAWESSAARKPLTLPPNLTPKFFQKSPREALRRVTSLLIRKGNNGKEKENSRSKEATSPAARSANGEEHPGQKQRKGFFRSLWKKSRHYSLEHP; from the exons CGGGTGCGACGACGTGCAACGTTCCTTGGAACTCCTGGACCAGGTGTTAAGCGAATACGACGAAGGGGAACCAAGGTCGTTGGAGGCGCGTGCGCCACCCACGCCGGCCACGCCGGCCACTCCTGCCACGCCCGCCACTGACGACGACTCGCCGCTCGCCGGACACACCTCCGAGGACGATGGATACATGAGCATGAACGGCAGAAG AGCGAAGTTCGCACTGGGCTTTCGACCGACGGAAGAGCGCGAGGAGGGCTCGCCACCAGATCCGCCATCGCCGCACTCACCGCCACCGCCCGAAGAAGCGGAGAGAATCATTTCTACCTTATTgcctaa AGTATCGCCCGCAAATTCTGCAAAACGCACCAATTCCGTCGAAAAATGTGGCGCCGAAGAAAAACTGGACTCTATCATTAGCGTCAATGGGATCACAACTGCGACGCAAACTACattt cCGAAGACTAGACATCAACGTCCATACGGGTGGGAAAAAGATAATATTGAAACGCATGGTTTCCAATTACAACAACCACCGGTGCCTCCGTTCAAATTTTCTTCACTGCAGCACGGCGCGCGACCACCTTATCCAGAGAGTATCCCAAGTTGGCTCCCGCCGAGGCATTCAGCTCTGCCTATCACCAATAAAAAATCACCTAGTTACGAAAATCCTCCAGTATTCCCATTCATGGGCTTCTCTAGCGAATTTAACGACAAGCCTTATAATGAACATCCGGTGACAATTTATCCTGGACCTAACATTCAGTATAATCGCCAGTCACATTCTCCGACGTACAAAATTTCTCCATCCAATAGTAAGAGCATCGATAAAAGAAACGTCAAAAGGGACAGCAGGTCGGATGGGGAAATGCTGTCGCCAAAGAGTAAATTACCTCCGCGTACTCTCGCCAGTTCTATGGAGAGACATAGAGAAGTGTGTAGAGGATCCTCGGAGGACGTGATGGATGGCTGCAAATTGCGAGGTTCGAGCAGAGGCAACGATGAAGAACATTTTTCGGATGACTCGCTAGAAGAGTCGTTCCCGCCACCGCCGCCCGCAGTCAGCACACCTTCGAAACGCAATTCCATTGCTTGGGAAGTGTCTCTCGATGGTGACGATCCCCTTCTCACACCAGGAAGTACAaag GTTATAGGGAGACGACGAAGGAAATCCGGAGACCAATCTCATTCAAGCACCAGTTCCATACCTCAACGTTTAGATGACGACTGGGGTGAAGAATATTGGCCTCCACCTCCACCGATATCTCAATGCGAACCTATCGCGTCACCAATTTCGGATGCAGAACCCGAACTTCGTCGAACCCAAGATCTTGCCTCAGGCACATACGTCATTAGAAAGGGCAAGAATCGAAAACAATTACCAGCCTTTAATAAAAATGCCAATAATAAGACACAATCTAATTCCAATAACCTCATACAGAGTCATAGTTTAAACAGAAGCATCGACAAATCCATAGATGGCTCCAGCATTTCAATAAGTGGGTCAGGATCTGTCGGTTCCTACAATTCTAGGCCAAGTTCGGATTTAAGTTTACCTCAATCACGATATAGTGCTGACCTAAATTCGCGATTAAGTCGGGAACTTAACACTCCAAACTCTAGATATAGTATTGACCTTTGTACTCCGAATTATAGATTAAGTAAAGAAATTACGTCACCTAAGTCAAGACTAAGTTTGGATCTCAATAATGGTCaagataggtacataaatcCAGAGTATTACGCACATAGTCCTAAAAGTAGACAAGTAAATAGTGATAAAATTACTATTGGATCCAAGAATAATAGTgttcaaaataaattgtctcCGCAGGCTAGATTtacagattttaaaaaatattcttctACTTTTGATAATATTCAGTCTCTAATAAAAGAGGGTAAAGTTGAAGAGACTCCTCCATCAGAATGCAATGAAACCGTTGGTGAACTTTCTACCGTGCCTCCAAATATGGTTCGTGTTATATCGCTTCCAAGTCTAGGAGCCGAAGGAGACAGCAATAGTGCTAGTCGTCAAGCTCTCATAACTACCGTCGAGGAAGAGGAAGACCAAGAAAGCGGGGAACCAGGATCTAGCGGCGAGACTTCACCGCTTcgcaaaattgaaaataatattagcgCAATACTGAGCCAAGGTCGGGACCAAAAACTTTTTACCCCATACGTACCAAAAGACTGGAATATTCATAAGGACGAGTACTGTGATGAAATATCTAAAGATATATTAGAAAAGCATTTTCGTTATAGCTCTAGGGATAAACAAAAAAGACACGATATTCAAAAATCATCAAGCCACAATGAAATTCAGACTCAGAGATCGATAGAGAGGCGAGAGCGATCGTCTAGTAGAAGATCAAATAGCATGCATAAGTCAACCAGTGCTAAAGACGTGCCAGTTGGTTTAATGCGGCAACCGTCTTCTTCTGATTCTGCAGTGTCAAGTGGAGGCGATTTCCCTCTAAATGTTCAAATTGTAGAGCATCCGTATAGGCATAATCAGTTACCCCCATCGCCAAATATGGGGCACGAAATGGGACCCTTACCGCAAACGCCAGAATCTCCAAAGTTCCCACCTTTGCCGCCCTCGCCTGTACAAGAAGTAGAAGATGAGTACACAGAAATCATGCAACCCACAGACAGACGGCACGGCAAAAAAGCCGATACTCTACCGACACCCACTTTAGAATCTAGAAGAAG GCCGTCAGAACCGCCTGCAGTGCCCCCACATCGCGATACCACAAACAGCCTTAAAACGAGATCAATGGAGACCAGTTACAATAAGAATAGAAGAAATAGTAATTTCAAAAGTGGTTCAACAGACAGAAGAACTTTACCTACTG ATACTGGAGCTAGCGGTGCCAGACGAAGAACCCTACAGCGCCAGAGTCGGGAAACCTCGTCTAACGTGCGCGGTCAACTTCAGACATCAGCTAGCCTGCCAGAAACACCGGTGTTCGCTCGTGGTTGTGATGTACCACGAACGCCGCCGAGGAATTCCACTGGACCGCCGAGAAACAATACTGTTAACTCTATGCAGACCATTG gaAGTAGCGCAACATTAGGAGGCTATGGACGTGGTTCTGTGATGGGTACCTCTGGAGTATGTACTGGAGCGGATCTGCTTCGCTTAGGCGGACCCCCACGCGGCTGGTACCCCAGACAACGACATCg GCCGGCTTCAACGGAGCACCTGGACAGAATAACAACATCGTCAAAAATAGCGTTGGACCACCCCGTGGCCTGGGAGAGTTCAGCGGCACGTAAACCACTGACGCTGCCTCCAAACTTGACGCCCAAATTCTTCCAGAAGTCCCCAAGAGAAGCATTACGAAGAGTAACGAGTCTATTAATACGAAAAG